A DNA window from Zingiber officinale cultivar Zhangliang chromosome 3A, Zo_v1.1, whole genome shotgun sequence contains the following coding sequences:
- the LOC122052747 gene encoding acetolactate synthase 1, chloroplastic-like: protein MASSMAAAAAATTAAIASSKPSPAPFSAFYRFHPLSTRPILSLSSRQPHFRPISATADRHQPLSASAPTVAPTSSSPALREFSPDEPRKGSDILVEALEREGVTDLFAYPGGASMEIHQALTRSPSITNHLLRHEQGEIFAASGYARSTGRPGVCIATSGPGATNLVSGLADALLDSVPLVAITGQVPRRMIGTDAFQETPIVEVSRSITKHNYLVLNVDDIPRIIKEAFFLATSGRPGPVLVDIPKDIQQQPAIPIWDPPLRLPGYISRLPKPPARELLDQIIRLVSESRRPVLYVGGGCLNSSEELHHFAELFGIPIASTLMGLGVYPTNGDLSLKMLGMHGTVYANYAVDKADLLLAFGVRFDDRVTGKLEAFASRAKIVHIDIDPAEIGKNKQPHVSICADVKLALQGMNSLIEASGIHKKLNFSDWREELDQQKKLYPLNYKTFGELIPPQYAIQVLAELTNGEAIVTTGVGQHQMWAAQYYSYKRARQWLTSAGLGAMGFGLPAAAGAAVGNPGITVVDIDGDGSFQMNAQELAMIRIENLPVKIMVLNNQHLGMVAQWEDRFYHSNRAHTYIGNPANEGEVYPDFIKISEGYNIPAARVTKKSEVRESIKKMLETPGPYLLDVMVPHEEHVLPMIPSGGAFKDMILDGDGRTPH, encoded by the coding sequence ATGGCTTCATccatggcggcggcggcggccgctACCACGGCCGCGATTGCCTCCTCCAAGCCCTCGCCTGCTCCTTTCTCCGCCTTTTACCGCTTCCATCCTCTCTCCACCCGACctattctctccctctcttcgcgCCAACCCCATTTTCGCCCCATCTCCGCCACCGCGGACCGCCACCAGCCGCTGTCCGCCTCGGCGCCAACCGTCGCCCCCACCTCCTCCTCCCCAGCCCTCCGTGAATTCTCCCCCGACGAGCCCCGCAAGGGCTCAGACATCCTCGTTGAGGCGCTCGAAAGAGAGGGCGTCACCGACCTCTTTGCCTACCCTGGTGGTGCCTCCATGGAGATCCATCAGGCTCTCACCCGTTCCCCTTccatcaccaaccaccttctccgCCACGAGCAGGGCGAGATCTTCGCTGCCTCCGGCTATGCCCGCTCCACCGGCCGCCCAGGCGTGTGCATCGCCACCTCGGGCCCTGGCGCTACCAACCTTGTTTCGGGCCTCGCTGACGCCCTTCTTGATTCTGTTCCCCTCGTTGCCATCACCGGCCAGGTACCCCGCCGCATGATTGGCACCGATGCTTTTCAGGAAACCCCCATCGTAGAAGTCAGTAGATCCATCACCAAGCACAATTACCTCGTCCTCAACGTCGATGACATCCCTCGCATCATCAAAGAGGCTTTCTTTCTCGCCACTAGCGGCCGCCCCGGCCCTGTGCTCGTCGACATCCCTAAGGACATCCAACAGCAACCCGCCATTCCTATTTGGGATCCACCACTGCGCCTCCCTGGATACATTTCTCGCCTCCCTAAGCCTCCTGCACGCGAGTTGCTCGACCAAATCATACGCCTGGTGTCTGAATCTCGTCGGCCCGTTCTCTATGTTGGCGGTGGCTGCTTGAATTCCAGCGAGGAGCTTCATCATTTCGCGGAACTTTTTGGCATCCCCATTGCAAGCACCCTGATGGGTCTTGGCGTCTATCCTACCAATGGCGATCTCTCATTGAAGATGCTGGGAATGCACGGCACCGTCTATGCCAACTACGCTGTTGATAAAGCTGATCTCTTACTTGCATTTGGCGTGAGGTTTGATGACCGTGTAACTGGAAAGCTTGAAGCTTTTGCAAGCAGGGCGAAGATTGTTCACATCGATATTGATCCAGCTGAGATCGGAAAGAATAAGCAGCCGCATGTTTCAATCTGTGCCGATGTGAAATTGGCATTGCAGGGGATGAATTCATTGATCGAAGCTAGTGGAATCCATAAAAAACTCAACTTTTCTGATTGGAGAGAAGAGCTAGACCAGCAAAAGAAACTGTACCCGTTGAACTATAAAACTTTTGGGGAGCTGATTCCTCCCCAGTACGCCATTCAAGTGCTGGCTGAGCTAACCAATGGGGAGGCAATCGTTACCACCGGCGTCGGGCAACACCAGATGTGGGCAGCTCAGTACTATTCATATAAGAGGGCGCGCCAGTGGTTGACATCGGCCGGACTAGGTGCCATGGGATTTGGATTACCAGCAGCAGCTGGTGCGGCTGTTGGGAACCCCGGTATCACAGTTGTCGACATTGATGGGGACGGCAGTTTCCAGATGAACGCCCAAGAGTTGGCAATGATTCGGATTGAGAATCTCCCTGTCAAGATAATGGTGTTGAATAACCAGCATCTGGGCATGGTTGCACAATGGGAAGATCGGTTCTACCACAGCAACAGGGCACACACCTATATAGGAAACCCAGCAAATGAGGGCGAGGTATATCCTGATTTCATCAAAATCTCAGAGGGGTACAACATACCTGCTGCTCGTGTCACCAAGAAGAGTGAAGTCAGGGAAAGTATCAAGAAGATGCTGGAGACGCCTGGGCCTTACTTGTTAGATGTGATGGTGCCGCATGAGGAGCATGTGTTGCCTATGATCCCAAGCGGTGGTGCATTCAAGGATATGATCCTTGATGGAGATGGAAGAACACCACATTAA